The proteins below come from a single Benincasa hispida cultivar B227 chromosome 4, ASM972705v1, whole genome shotgun sequence genomic window:
- the LOC120076326 gene encoding protein LIKE COV 2-like isoform X1 has translation MVDNRESSSAPMIESDTDDDTPKSPPSSPNSSTRKACYAVLQSWVSKKFMTGCVVLFPVAITFFITWWFVQFVDSFFSPLYARLGINIFGLGFVSSLIFIFLVGLFASSWMGATVFWLGEWFIKKMPFVKHIYSASKQISAAISPDQSTTAFKEVAIIRHPRIGEYAIGFITSSVVLQMNGYEELCSVYVPTNHLYIGDVFLIKSEDIIRPNLSIREAIEIIVSVGMTMPQVISPVERERFPHQNDMIPLNRMASI, from the exons ATGGTCGATAACAGAGAATCTTCTTCGGCTCCGATGATCGAATCTGATACCGACGATGATACTCCCAAGTCCCCTCCATCTTCCCCCAATTCGTCCACTCGCAAG GCTTGCTATGCTGTTCTTCAGAGTTGGGTCTCAAAGAAGTTCATGACTGGATG TGTGGTTCTGTTTCCTGTTGCCATTACATTCTTCATCACATGGTGGTTTGTCCAGTTTGTCGATAGCTTCTTTAGCCCGTTATATGCCAGGCTTGGGATAAACATATTTG GTCTTGGATTTGTTTCATCgttgatatttatatttttggTTGGTTTATTTGCTTCATCGTGGATGGGTGCCACTGTTTTCTGGCTAGGAGAATGGTTCATAAAAAAGATGCCCTTTGTAAAGCACATTTATTCAGCTTCGAAACAAATTAGTGCAGCTATTTCTCCAG ACCAAAGTACCACAGCATTTAAGGAAGTAGCCATAATACGACATCCAAGAATTGGTGAATATGCAATTGGTTTTATTACCTCGTCAGTTGTCCTTCAG ATGAACGGATATGAAGAGTTATGCAGTGTTTATGTTCCCACGAATCATCTGTACATTGGTGACGTTTTTCTTATAAAATCTGAAGACATCATACGTCCAAATTTATCTATCCGGGAAGCCATAG AAATCATAGTTTCAGTAGGAATGACGATGCCACAGGTGATTTCTCCTGTTGAAAGGGAAAGATTTCCACATCAAAATGATATGATCCCGTTGAATAGAATGGCTTCCATTTGA
- the LOC120076325 gene encoding polypyrimidine tract-binding protein homolog 3: protein MTEPSKVIHVRNVGHEISENDLLQLFQPFGVITKLVMLRAKNQALMQMQDVPSAVNALQFFANLQPSIRGRNVYVQFSSHQELTTADQNAQGRGDEPNRILLVTIHHMLYPITVEVLHQVFFPHGFVEKIVTFQKSAGFQALIQYQTRQCAVSARTALQGRNIYDGCCQLDIQFSNLDELQVNYNNERSRDFTNPSLPSEPKGRSSQPGYGDTGGMYALQASGARPVAFPQMANAAAVAAAFGGGLPPGVSGTNDRCTVLVSNLNPDRIDEDKLFNLFSIYGNIVRIKLLRNKPDHALVQMGDGFQAELAVHFLKGAILFGKRLEVNFSKHPNITQGADTHEYANSNLNRFNRNAAKNYRYCCSPTKMIHISSLSQEVTEEEIVSLLEEHGPIVNTKLFEMNGKKQALIMFDTEEQATEALVCKHASSLSGSIIRISFSQLQTI from the exons ATGACTGAACCATCAAAAGTTATTCACGTCCGAAATGTTGGCCATGAAATATCGGAG AACGATTTGCTTCAGTTATTCCAGCCATTTGGTGTCATAACTAAGCTTGTGATGCTTCGTGCTAAAAATCAG GCACTTATGCAGATGCAAGATGTTCCATCAGCAGTTAATGCTTTGCAGTTCTTCGCAAATCTTCAACCAAGCATTAG GGGGAGGAATGTTTACGTCCAGTTTTCATCACATCAAGAGCTAACTACCGCAGATCAGAATGCTCAAGGACGAGGAGATGAG CCAAATCGAATACTCTTAGTCACAATCCATCACATGCTGTATCCCATTACAGTGGAAGTGCTGCATCAAGTATTTTTCCCACATGGATTTGTGGAGAAGATCGTGACGTTTCAGAAGTCAGCTG GTTTTCAGGCTCTCATTCAGTATCAAACTCGCCAATGTGCTGTTTCTGCTAGGACTGCACTACAG GGACGTAATATATATGATGGTTGCTGTCAGCTAGACATTCAGTTCTCCAA TCTTGACGAGTTACAGGTGAACTACAATAATGAACGTTCAAg GGATTTCACCAATCCTAGCCTGCCTTCTGAACCAAAAGGCCGGTCATCTCAA CCTGGATATGGTGATACGGGAGGCATGTATGCACTTCAAGCATCTGGAGCGAGACCAG TTGCATTCCCACAG ATGGCCAATGCAGCTGCTGTTGCTGCAGCATTCGGAGGAGGTTTGCCACCTGGTGTTAGTGGGACAAACGACAGGTGTACAGTCCTTGTGTCCAATCTGAACCCAGAT AGAATAGATGAAGACAAGCTTTTTAACCTTTTCTCCATTTACGGTAACATTGTAAGAATTAAGCTTCTCCGGAATAAACCTGATCACGCACTTGTGCAGATGGGAGACGGTTTTCAGGCAGAATTAGCTGTGCACTTTTTGAAG ggAGCAATATTGTTTGGCAAGAGATTGGAGGTCAACTTCTCAAAGCATCCCAACATTACGCAAGGGGCTGACACTCATGAATATGCTAACTCAAATCTTAATCGTTTTAACCGAAATGCTGCAAAAAACTACCGCTACTGCTGCTCCCCAACAAAGATGATTCACATATCATCTCTATCCCAGGAAGTAACTGAAGAAGAAATAGTGAGTCTCCTCGAGGAGCATGGGCCGATTGTCAACACCAAGCTCTTTGAGATGAATGGGAAAAAGCAGGCACTCATCATGTTTGACACTGAGGAGCAGGCGACTGAAGCTCTTGTTTGCAAGCATGCTAGTTCGCTTAGTGGGTCGATCATTCGCATTTCGTTTTCCCAGTTGCAGACTATATGA
- the LOC120076326 gene encoding protein LIKE COV 2-like isoform X2, whose amino-acid sequence MTGCVVLFPVAITFFITWWFVQFVDSFFSPLYARLGINIFGLGFVSSLIFIFLVGLFASSWMGATVFWLGEWFIKKMPFVKHIYSASKQISAAISPDQSTTAFKEVAIIRHPRIGEYAIGFITSSVVLQMNGYEELCSVYVPTNHLYIGDVFLIKSEDIIRPNLSIREAIEIIVSVGMTMPQVISPVERERFPHQNDMIPLNRMASI is encoded by the exons ATGACTGGATG TGTGGTTCTGTTTCCTGTTGCCATTACATTCTTCATCACATGGTGGTTTGTCCAGTTTGTCGATAGCTTCTTTAGCCCGTTATATGCCAGGCTTGGGATAAACATATTTG GTCTTGGATTTGTTTCATCgttgatatttatatttttggTTGGTTTATTTGCTTCATCGTGGATGGGTGCCACTGTTTTCTGGCTAGGAGAATGGTTCATAAAAAAGATGCCCTTTGTAAAGCACATTTATTCAGCTTCGAAACAAATTAGTGCAGCTATTTCTCCAG ACCAAAGTACCACAGCATTTAAGGAAGTAGCCATAATACGACATCCAAGAATTGGTGAATATGCAATTGGTTTTATTACCTCGTCAGTTGTCCTTCAG ATGAACGGATATGAAGAGTTATGCAGTGTTTATGTTCCCACGAATCATCTGTACATTGGTGACGTTTTTCTTATAAAATCTGAAGACATCATACGTCCAAATTTATCTATCCGGGAAGCCATAG AAATCATAGTTTCAGTAGGAATGACGATGCCACAGGTGATTTCTCCTGTTGAAAGGGAAAGATTTCCACATCAAAATGATATGATCCCGTTGAATAGAATGGCTTCCATTTGA